Proteins from one Ktedonobacterales bacterium genomic window:
- a CDS encoding SMC family ATPase, whose product MLITRVELENIKSYRRAVIELRRGTTAVRGQNGAGKTTLVEAIGFALFDYLPYNQTQFVREGERSGQVSVTFESGVDHEEYEVVRRCGTPSVWYVYDPQIDKRLVEQKADVLDWLREHLPVPGDIELGAFFSDALGVQQGTFTSDFLAAPALRKRKFDALLQIEDYRKAFDKLLDTRNHLQQLERDADAQVKALENETAHVAVWREELEAQRAERDVGTQRVLAIEDERGQAEKQRDKLRRLGEEVAGLKRDWEGAEHEWRLNQQTLDQTKCDLDEAKAAQRKLEESAEDYTLYLQAEVDLRLAHEQQQARQKLLEQQAIQKQERTKARVMVGHAETQLERAEAALQQMEKLAPLVEQQARLEQQIRAAQQDIKRLRDVQQEVKGLEAERARLVEDLDRQTRQIATIEAQRAEAALLDERQAEVERLRLEDQRRNDWERELQEARDSLTEQKALRQKADAIVEKSQADVAKLLANQSVVATLPGLEAAWNELRQQVILLSGNIKRHNESKLQSAGGHCPFLKEPCLNIRQKGLLSLEIYFDGLIARDQAALGPLEAKQAELDQQVQELRTKKSFVDRLDEYRQHLLNAQDQQARTHKEVQRLVARERELAALLKAASKSAERLIELQALWKRSDEADKQVRMLAGLISQQESLQRHLDEQTRKLEALRTEQAALADAPTSEMEAAGKLSKLGDPRRDYAQQEGIAAQEQDTRDALNKASQMVTLADEALAALEAQLAPYAGLDERIAGLNRQAEQSRAGYHTYLAYEQMADKTPERQRAYDAALGSERQAYEQYALADQRYAEKAANYDPQALAEVQQHLDDLLEAQAGLREKLRALREEIGKKEQQIAQAQDKLAELEAAKAEHAEVGETREMLQQFRETIRDAGPHVMKELLKQISKGANRIFGDILGDRSVELSWQEDYEIVLRTRGQERSFAQLSGGEQMSAALAVRLALLKTLAKLDVAFFDEPTQNMDELRRGNLAEQIRRVRGFNQLIVISHDDTFEQGLDSVIYLQKRDGETVVSDGDLALAGAFAEIGFDGAGD is encoded by the coding sequence CTATAACCAGACGCAGTTTGTGCGCGAAGGTGAACGCAGCGGCCAGGTAAGCGTGACGTTCGAGTCGGGAGTGGATCATGAGGAGTATGAGGTGGTGCGGCGTTGTGGAACGCCATCCGTCTGGTATGTCTATGACCCCCAGATTGATAAGCGCCTGGTGGAGCAGAAAGCTGATGTGCTTGACTGGCTGCGCGAGCATCTGCCTGTGCCGGGCGACATCGAACTGGGCGCTTTTTTCTCCGATGCGCTGGGTGTGCAGCAGGGGACTTTTACCAGCGATTTTCTGGCTGCGCCTGCGCTGCGCAAGCGCAAATTCGATGCGCTCTTGCAGATCGAGGACTATCGTAAGGCGTTCGATAAACTGCTGGACACCCGCAACCACCTGCAACAATTGGAGCGTGATGCGGACGCGCAGGTGAAGGCACTGGAGAACGAAACGGCCCATGTGGCCGTCTGGCGCGAGGAATTGGAGGCGCAGCGAGCCGAACGTGATGTCGGGACACAGCGGGTTCTGGCAATCGAGGACGAACGCGGCCAGGCTGAAAAACAGCGCGATAAGTTACGGCGGCTGGGCGAGGAGGTGGCGGGTCTAAAGAGAGATTGGGAGGGGGCCGAGCATGAGTGGCGCTTGAACCAGCAGACGCTCGACCAGACTAAGTGCGATCTGGACGAGGCGAAAGCGGCGCAGCGCAAACTTGAAGAGAGCGCCGAGGATTATACGCTCTATCTGCAAGCCGAAGTTGATCTGCGCCTGGCCCACGAGCAGCAGCAGGCGCGGCAGAAGCTGCTGGAGCAGCAGGCGATACAGAAGCAAGAGCGCACCAAGGCGCGTGTGATGGTGGGGCATGCTGAGACGCAACTGGAGCGGGCGGAAGCGGCGCTCCAGCAGATGGAGAAACTGGCTCCGTTGGTGGAGCAGCAAGCCCGACTGGAGCAGCAAATACGCGCGGCGCAGCAAGACATCAAACGGCTGCGCGACGTGCAGCAAGAGGTGAAAGGGCTGGAGGCAGAACGCGCTCGTCTTGTGGAGGACTTAGACCGGCAGACGCGCCAGATTGCGACAATTGAAGCGCAGCGGGCCGAGGCTGCGCTGCTGGACGAGCGCCAGGCTGAGGTCGAGCGGCTGCGCCTGGAGGATCAGCGCCGCAATGATTGGGAGCGTGAGTTGCAGGAGGCGCGCGACAGCCTGACCGAACAGAAGGCGCTGCGCCAGAAAGCTGACGCCATCGTCGAAAAAAGCCAGGCTGATGTTGCTAAACTCCTGGCGAACCAGTCTGTAGTGGCGACGCTGCCTGGGCTGGAGGCCGCCTGGAACGAGCTGCGCCAGCAGGTGATCTTGCTGTCAGGCAATATCAAGCGCCACAACGAATCGAAACTTCAGTCTGCCGGGGGGCATTGCCCGTTCTTGAAAGAGCCATGCCTGAATATCCGCCAAAAAGGGCTGTTGAGCCTGGAGATATATTTCGATGGGCTGATCGCGCGGGATCAAGCCGCTCTTGGGCCGCTGGAGGCGAAGCAAGCCGAACTCGACCAGCAGGTGCAGGAACTGCGCACAAAGAAGAGTTTCGTTGATCGGCTGGATGAATATCGTCAGCATTTGCTCAATGCCCAGGACCAGCAAGCGCGCACACACAAGGAGGTTCAGCGCCTGGTGGCTCGTGAACGTGAACTGGCGGCGCTGCTCAAGGCGGCCAGCAAGAGCGCAGAGCGGTTGATCGAGCTACAGGCGCTCTGGAAGCGGAGCGATGAGGCTGATAAGCAGGTGCGCATGCTGGCGGGGCTGATCAGTCAGCAAGAAAGTCTGCAACGCCATCTGGACGAACAGACACGGAAGCTGGAGGCTCTGCGCACCGAGCAGGCTGCCCTGGCGGACGCTCCCACGAGCGAGATGGAAGCTGCCGGGAAGTTGAGCAAGTTGGGCGATCCACGCCGCGATTATGCTCAGCAGGAAGGGATTGCCGCGCAGGAGCAAGACACCAGGGACGCCTTGAACAAGGCGAGCCAGATGGTCACGCTGGCGGATGAGGCGCTGGCCGCGCTTGAGGCGCAGCTAGCGCCCTATGCCGGGCTGGACGAACGCATTGCGGGGCTGAACAGACAGGCTGAGCAGAGCCGCGCTGGCTATCACACCTATCTGGCGTATGAGCAGATGGCCGACAAAACTCCAGAGCGCCAGCGCGCCTATGACGCCGCGCTGGGGAGTGAGCGCCAGGCATACGAACAATATGCGCTGGCGGATCAGCGTTATGCCGAAAAGGCGGCGAACTATGATCCGCAGGCGCTGGCGGAGGTCCAGCAGCATTTAGATGACCTTCTTGAGGCGCAGGCCGGGTTGCGCGAGAAGCTGCGCGCTCTGCGCGAGGAAATTGGCAAGAAAGAGCAGCAGATCGCTCAGGCACAGGATAAGCTGGCCGAACTAGAAGCGGCGAAGGCTGAACATGCGGAGGTAGGCGAGACACGCGAAATGCTTCAGCAGTTCCGCGAGACGATCAGAGACGCTGGGCCGCACGTGATGAAGGAACTGCTCAAGCAGATTTCCAAAGGGGCCAACCGCATCTTTGGCGATATTCTGGGGGACCGCTCGGTGGAGCTTTCCTGGCAAGAAGACTACGAGATCGTGCTGCGCACACGCGGCCAGGAACGCAGTTTTGCCCAATTGAGCGGCGGCGAACAAATGAGCGCCGCGCTGGCGGTGCGGCTGGCGCTGCTGAAGACGCTGGCAAAATTGGATGTGGCTTTCTTTGACGAGCCAACGCAGAATATGGATGAGCTGCGGCGCGGCAATCTGGCCGAGCAGATTCGGCGGGTGCGCGGCTTTAACCAGTTGATCGTGATCAGCCATGATGATACCTTCGAGCAGGGGTTGGATAGCGTCATCTATCTGCAAAAGCGCGACGGCGAAACGGTGGTGAGCGATGGTGATCTGGCGCTGGCAGGCGCTTTCGCGGAGATTGGCTTCGATGGCGCGGGCGACTAA